In Styela clava chromosome 10, kaStyClav1.hap1.2, whole genome shotgun sequence, the sequence GAATAATGAATTACTCTATTCCTCAAACAGTGCTTCCCAACCAGTGGCGTATCTGcataaaatggcgcccatggcaacgTTTGAAAATGCACCCCCTTGATCGTTGACTGACTATTTTTATTAACAGCTTTTGTTGGAATtacgttattatttaaatacaaattgcTGATATTTTTAATTCCGAATTATATTATTggaacattttaaaactaaaacttttCACCGTTTTTGCGCCCCTatccaaacggcgcccatggcggGAGCCCTGGCTGCCATACCCTAGATATGCCACTGTTCCCAACCAGTGGATCGCGATGCATTTCCAACACTTTCCAAAATGGGTCGCGACGCACTTCCAAATGGTGTATACATTTTACAATTAGATCGGAAAATCGTGACATCATCATTACTTGACAATAATCTCATGAAACAATTAACAGTTGGAATTATTCGTTGTGTCTCGTTAATAATTTTAGTACGCCCCTACAAGTGTTGGAAAGTGTAGGTAGGCTACTAGGTTGATTGATAATTTGTTGGATCAGAGTAGACAATAGCAAATACGCCGGTTTATGTAGTTGTTAATCTTACGTCGAATGAGTTGCATTTTGAATACTGGGTAAACCAGAGGTAATatactttatttaaatttcataattttgtttgatttttgaaagccacaattttttcaaaaacaaaaggTAAGGgagtaaaagaaaaaaaacacaacGTTTATATTGTCAATGCTACGTTGTGTGTGAGCTTGTCTCCTATCAATCCTCGACTTGATCTGATAATATTCAATATGCGAGCTCACGTTTTGCATTAATATTAAATTGCACGTGGATTATATCTTTTCTCGTATATTAACATTTCATTGTGGGTCGcacaaaaaatggaaataaaagtgcgtcgcgaactgaaaaaggttgtgAAGCACTAATCtaaaatattcattgaaataCTCTGGATGTAACCATACCTATTCCAGAATAATACGGTTCGACGACACCTTGGCACAAAATAACCGCTATTGCTGCATCAACTGCATTTCCGCCTGCTTTCAAAATATCACGACCGACTTCTGAGCATTCAAGTTGACctatattaaaaaagaattacCGGTAAATGTTATACTAAGGACTTGATATACGCATTATCGCGTGGGCATAAACAGCGGTTAAACGCAGGTGTGTATACACTTTTCCCCGATTCGGTTGCCAATGGGTGTTCCCACAACATTTGACcagaaaaatcatttatttttatactttatcATTGAAAATATCGGATGCTTATTCCTAGAGTGATTACGCGAGTTGGCATAAAAACTGGTTGcgtgtttcaaactatcatttttattcactTGTCACTTAAAATTCCTGGTAGAAaagtttagcctagtctatcacgccatttctagactaatttttgattactgcaataaAACTAAAGACTCATAGAAAAACGAaatgatcattgagttatttaaTCCTAGCCTAAATCTTGGAAACACAACCAAAACTGACAAATGGAATTCAATACGTGTACCACTAAAACgggtaatgtttacaatcatgcctgaaaatctgtccaAATGATCAAAGGGTCTAATCGGCTTGTAAAATTCATGTTGCTAGGTCACGTTTTGCGTCTTTCTGATTAGCCATTATTACGGAAGTAAAAAAGGAAGTAGATGCTCGGGTAAACATCCAGTCTTCTTCTTTCCCCTAAGGCGGGTTGAATGTTTAAATTATCTACCTTCTATATACACGTTGAGGAACAACGGGAGGATAAAATCGATGGTACGCTATGCTGTATTAGCACAACAATACTTATAAGAGTTATTGCGTTCTTGATATATATTGGTCTAGTCTGCACACAAAATctagaaaatttaaatattttactgcCTCTTCAAATGAATAGACAAAACAGTTGTAGGCCTACATACTATGTGGAAACATGATGAGCGAACATGTTTACAATTGTAATAGATTCAAAATAAGTTGAATATAAGGATTAACTAATCTGAATTATGAATGCATTATTAGATGTTTTACAATCAAGAACTTTATGAATATCAAATGTAAACTAACATACCGGAAGCGACGGCAGCTTGATGGTATATGCCTGTTTGATTCATCTTCTTCGTTAGGTGCTATAgcctatatataatattatgatTAGACGTTGTGTTGTAAAGGCAGACGGGAGCGGTCCAATCCTTAATCCTTGATCTCTATTGCACCCTCTTTCTGAGAATGCCTGATCTCCACTCCTATCAACGAATGCAAAGATACCAAAATTCACCAGCACACAATTGATTTTTTATTACCAATTTGAACGCCACGATTCTCCAGTATCTTACGGATAAATACTGTTACTTTCTGCCTCGACACTCCCCTCTTATCTTTTTTTATACAAACCGTGACGtgcttatatataataaattgggtcACTGAGTTAATGTACTATCAAGCACGGCTGGAGATCCAACCTTGATTGTACGGTCAAAACAACATGTTTTGTCCTCGGGCTGTGGCCTGAGACACGAATGCCGCACCATAACTACGAATTGTTATCACCAACTCGTTTTGTCCTAGTTCAAATTATCTGAGTTAAACCCGATCCAATCCAATGCGTGAGCCAATTTTATATGGTCTGTGGGAGCTAATAGACAATAATTGAAGGTTCAACTTATTCGATAAAAGATTTTATGTCCTGAAACTCGTTCTGGGATGTCTTCTCTGTATACACTGCTGATTTCCTTCAGAGTAGACGTAAAGTTATATCTCGAAATTCTCAATTCATACCAACGTATTATTGTCTAGGATGCAAATACGTGCAATGCATTTCCTTTAAAGTATGCTTGATCAATGTTTCAACACTTCGTCAGCAGAAATGCACTGAGATAAGAAACAAGTAACTTATGCAGATATATATGTTATGTATTTGTGGGCTACAGATAATACGAATACACAGACAACTACAATGTTTATGAATGTTTCTTCTGCTTTTGTCAGAATTTCAGACCATACTCAAATTTGTTCCACTTTCACTCTAGTTAAATTTTTTACGAGGTTCAATGTGAATTTGTTTGTTAAATGATAATTATCCCTTTGTTggcaaaagaaatattttaaactaaatttgTGTGATTGACTGTTAGAATGATGAAGAGTATtagtttataaatatattccACTAAGCGTGGAATTTCATTGACTAAATTTTTGTAGTTAAGTGCAGTGAAACTTTCAATCTCAAACTCGAACGACGTAAGAAATTTgtcttaataaaaaattatctatattCGCTAATCGGTTGCTGTTTCCTCTACCATACAAGCTGTACACCACTTAAAACTAAATGGAAGTTATCCTTATAGTAAatattttcacatattttttttaatttagaaaaaaacttgatttgcCGCATGATTATATTGCAGCAACTTTGAAAGTCACCATTCATATACCAAAAAAACATTCTTGAAGTTTCCTAGCGCTGATAGTTCCAATTTGCCGAAATATTTTGTCCTCGAAGCATCAAGGAAACATATATGACCCCAGGACCAGATTATGCCTTTTAGAGGCCCTAGGCACCTTTGGTGccctatattaaaaaaaaagtaacaatAATGAAGGATTGGTTATAAGaaagtttcattatttattacaCTAATTCAGGGACAAGTTACgattatttttgcattattcATTATTGGGAAACATTACTGCTCCGCCAGCCTCGctgatttttctattttctttccCTCGTCTACTTGTAATTGCCCTTTgctgataatatatatttttttccctTGACTGCTTGAGGTcatcgcaattttttttaccattcTCATTCCCACCTTAGTTGTGTGCTTGTTTCGTTGCTGATTTCACTTCACAACTTGCTTGATTTTGTTGTCTTTTATTGCGCAGATTGGGTTACTTGCTGCTTTAATACTTGAAACTGCTTGCAGCTTGGTTACAGGCTGATTTTTTTGTACTTAtgtactattttatttatttggttATTGGCTGTTTTTCTCATATCCATCCATGGGACCTCGATGTTTTTCATTCTCATTCTCTTTACTGTTTGCGGATTTAGGTTGGTacttgctgtttttttttttttaccctGAGTCAGTATACGTCGTTTTTCTCTTTCTCCATTGGGCCTTGTTTATTTCCATTTTCACAACCAGTCTTTTCTGATTGCTTACTGCTGCTGCTTTGTCTCTTAATTTTTCTTGACTGGTCTCCTTGGCCCCGCCGCTGGCCTCGCTGGTTGATATTTTCGCTCACTCCCCCATGTTTATTCTTCTTGACTGGTGTGCTTCTGACAACGCTACTCCCGCAACCACTTTTATTGTCTGCTGGTCCTTCCCTATACAACTTGGTCTACCCTATTTGGTTTGAACTCACCCTCATACCTGACCTGATGTTTGCTCATGTCTCTACGCTTCCCCTGCGCCCAGTGGCGTGCCTAGAGGGGGGCGAAAGGGGCAGCCTCCCGGGCAGCACGTTGTAGGGGGCAGCAAAACCAAGCTGTAGAGTAGGCGTTATTATACATTTTTTTCTCGAtgtgtttttattaaattaaaagccCATGTTATGTGTTTAGTGATGTGTGACTGACTGGAGAGTCCACTATGGATGCGTTCTCGGTCATTAGCCCTATCACAGGTATTTTTGTACTAATTTtctgattactgcaattaaaatatatgataaGACAGTATAATCATtgggttccattatctttgcaccacgtacatttgcacccaggtACAATTGCATTTTCATACTTTTgtacccacggacatttgcacccgcagaTTTTGGCACCCACATACAGactgcacccatgaacatttaaACCCATGAATATTTGgacccatggacatttgcatcAACGTAGCccacatttgcacccgtaaacATTTACACCCATTGATACCATCTTCTTTGAAGTAAAAGAGATTCTATTGCCATTTGTGCCGAAATAAAGACATCCTAATGTTATGCTTTCTAATCAAAACTACCCGCAAACCCGAACGTAGcctacatgggtgcaaatgtacatgggtacAAACGTCCActggtgcaaatgtccgtgggtgccaATATCCGCGTGTGCAATCTATATACAGGTAGTAAAAtctatgggtgcaaatgtcggTGGTTGCAAAGGTATGCAAGTGCAAATGTCCTGGGTACAGGTaacgggtgcaaatgtgctgtcgcccaatcattgacttatttgattttttctgaaattttcaaaacacaaccaaaaactaataAATAGCATGTGAAAACAAGGCAATGGTAAAACCATGTCAGAAAATCTGCTTGTGCGACTGCTAAAACATCTAAGTAGCAATCGGACATATAAATTAGTGGCTTGCTTTTTTGATATATGAGTTTGATCTCATacatgtgagtttgttgctcagtttgaatatttattcaataaaacaaacgtttATATCTTACTTGACTTTTAATTGCTTTAATTTATCTGTTTATCccccgaattatttttgaagttaggtataagaggcagcattatcagaaacacgccccgggcagcagaaaagtttggcacgcTCCTGCCTGCGCCACTGCAACTGATGAGAACCGAGTGGACCAGAATCTTACTCAATTAACAACGTCACGCTTGGTAGCCCACGACGAGGCTAATGACCCCgagaaaattatattaaacatACTGCGTTGAGTCAAAACGGGGTTATTCATGCCTCAGTGGAAGCCGTTCATcctaaattattttgtttaaagaaGTGAATATTCAAACCAAATTTCTGAGCAGAGGAATACTAAGAGTGGAAAACATCAATTTGATCTTTTTAATCTCTTGTGCTAACTGACCGTCATATCTCTGATTTACTGTTTCTGACATATTGAAACGATATCATACACACtgaaaataccataaaaaacataaatttggCTTTACTGTTTATACATTTATAGATCATCGCAAGGGAAAATGTTGAAATTGGCGCGGCGTTCTGCTCTTTtacatattgaaattgaaacgatatcataaacactgaaaataaaacacgaaTGTTGACATAGTTAAAATTTGTTTGCATAATTATTTATTCCATACAATCCTAAGATTAACAATAGATCAATTCTAGTATTTGGACAAATATCGCGTCTACATGCTTTTGCTGAGCATACGGTATAAGACTACTATTGAtttaaacattttgaatttcCATAATACAGCAACGGATAAATCCATTGCCTTTATGGGCGTGATGTCTATGCCGAGCGCAGTTTATAAACATTGATCGAGAAGTTTTAAAGGTATTGCGACACATCAGATTCAGCagcatttgaataaaattagaaatacaCTGATAATAAATATTGTCCCAGAGGTTGCTATAAACTATAAAGTGAACGCAATTTACTGTATTTGATACTTTCAAATTCTTTTCGGCGTGCTTTTCATCAACGTTGCTTGATAAAGTTATAAAATTTCTGTGTTTTAGGTTTGAACGATGAAATACCATTTTTATCATAGTCAAGCCAGCTGCAACCCTGTTCGCAGAATGTTTTATGTTCATTCTCCATATTTAAACTGGGTAATGCCATGAATCACAAATAAGCTCGGGGTGTTGTAGTTTGTTAGACGATCTTATTTGAATCAATGAAATACGGAGAAGAGCAGCTGTTATAATCGATCAAAATGGATATGAGAAGTTAAATAAgaaaatgaaatgtaaaaaattacaaatacacTTTGAATTGAAGAATTTATATTGGAATTTtaaattgcataattttttttttatttatcaaatttattgctGTTTATAAGTAGTATCATCTCATATAATAAGCGGTGAAGCCGATCATATTCAACGAATGTCACTGTCCTATAAAAATGTTAAATCATTGGGAAAAGCATCTGAACTGcattaaacaaaaaaagttcaaaCATGGCGTTAAGCTTATTTCTATTGTCATTTCGGAATAATTACATCATGTTTACCCTGGTCGAACTATTACTACATCTTGCTGATTGCATTGATTTATTGACCTGTGATTAGTGGTGATTTACTTTTGTTGCAGAATGTTTACGTTTAAACGTTAGCATTGCTCGTTAGGTCAGaagcaaaatatttgttaattgATAGATTACTGCCCTCAATTTCctttaatttttaattgttttagaCTTTAGAAATATTTATTACCAACGGAAAAACTGGAAATCGTTAAGCGATTTATATATGAAAGATAGtatatgttttgttttatcaGAAAGTCACGACTAAAAGTTTCATTTCTGGAAAAGCTTGTTCTGAAGTTTTGCGGCCGTGTTTTTGAGTTGTTCTATGAGACGATGACTCTATGAGTATGATATAAATTATGTGAAATGCTTCACATGTCAAATTTGcataaatattgataaaaaggTTCCAGTTCCAAGCTATTGAACATAAGGTTCAGAAAGATGTTATAGGAAGAAGCCGACGTATTACTACGTATGCCACATAAAACAAGTCGATATTCAAGAATATTCTGTAAGTACTGTTATTGTAAAATCGTTGTAAATCTATTTGAAAATCATGTTGACAATTCGTCTACCAACCGCTAGATCCAGCCCCTCTGTCACGCAAGTCAGAAAATGCGTAGATAGTAGAGGAGTCGACTTTAATTGCATTCACACGACTAAGTTTAAGTGTTTCCTCCTGTAGAATACAATTGTATGATTAGTTTGGATTGAAACAGCAATCAACTATATTGGTATATCAACATTGCACACCTAAATCCAAACTAATCGAAAAACGTTTTAGCCATTTTATGTCActtttaaaaattgtattaaaattttaaaattaaaaagtgcgccctggaatatatatataacttttttaTCACAATGAATTGGCAATCCCATACCATATACAACGGGTAGTATTCACGGTGTGGCACCCAGAACATTCGCACCTGTATACTTTTGCACCCACAGACACTTCACGCATACATTTTCACCCATAGATTTTATCATCTGCATATAAATTGCAACCGCAGACATTTGCACTCATGGACATTTGCatccacgaacatttgcacccatggacgtTTGAGCCCATTTGCACTCAGGGACATTTGCACCCAAGAACATTTACAACCATGGACATTTGACCCGCGTACATTTGTACCGACAGACATTTGCATACACGTACATATGCACCTAGCgagcgggtgcaaatgtatatGGGCGCGAAAGTAATGAAACCACAAATTTCACTTAGCACACTTGTACATGCTTATCTTTGCAGCCACGGAAATTTGCCCCCGTGGACAATTACACTCATACATTTGCACTCTCCAAACTTTAGCATACCCATACAGATTGCACTCTTGAACAGTTGTGCCTATGGACATTTACACCCACGTACATTTCggccacagacatttgcacccatggacataTAGACCCACGTATATTTGCGAATGTACAAAAGTATGCAGGCAAAAATGTCCTAGGTGCTGCAGTTGTGCAAATGTGCGGTTACCTTTTGGTTCATACGTGACAATTTAATGGAAACACCAATATAATATTGTGTCCTCGGTTTTAAAAACTTACAACTTTGTGTCCCATCTTTTTCAAGTTTTGAATAATTCCGCTATTAAAACCAGGTTCATAATGAAGAGCATCCGGTATCAAAGAATCATAAAATCGTTTGTCTTTGATTGCATCGCCAAGATCATTTATACCGAAATACAAGGATCTAAAAAGTATCAAGTTGTGTGTAAGTGTAAATGTTCACCTATATGTTCACCCATATGAATCACCTCATCAAGCTTTATTgggatataaaatatatcagccgTGAAGTCAAGTATAAGGACTAAAATTTTTGAGTCGTaagtaatttaatattataattgaCTGAATTCCCAAAAAAGGTAACATCCTTATTAGGGAAAAAACGAGATAGAAAAAGCCAAACGGCAATTTAACGTCATTTTAGATTGGcaacgaattttttttatgcgGCATTTGGAAGATATTCATCAACATTGGTAAAAACTCAGCCTTACATTATTCAATCGAATAAACCACCTACTTAAGCATAACCGTTGCCATTGCTGCTGGAATTCGCAAACCTCCCGAACTTCCAATAATAAAAGCAGGATCATTATTGCTATCCAAAAATATAGAAGGCGCCATACAAGATAATGGACGTTTACCTCCATCTATTTGGTTTGACGTGGACAAGTGATAATCATGCTTCATGTCGCCGTCTGGATAAATGTACAGAAAATAATTACAGCAGCAAATTCAATTCTCCATACATGTCagtgaaaattaatatttaaacaaatatgaCATGGCATGATATGTTATGAAAGTCATAAAAATtcatatgaaaataataaaatacatacTTGGGTATGAAAAATCTGTCATTTCGTTATTAAATACGATTCCTGTAGAAGCCGACATTACTTGACATCCCCATATATAACCGATCGTTGATGTCAAAGCTACTCCGTTTTTGTTTGGGTCAATCACAGATATATGTACGGTGGATGACATTCCGGAGTCCAAAACGATTGCGCCATAATATGCCGGatcatgaaatgttttgtcgtcaACAATTTTATTCCGAACAGAACGTGAAAAATTTCCTGACACGATTTCATTTTGTATATTCAGTACAGTTTGATCATAATCGGGATCACCCATGCTGTACCGGGCACCATATGCATGTCGAAAGGCCTCGACAGTACGATGACACTGCAATGCGGGATTTCCTTTATAATCGTCTGGTGTAATGTCAAATGAATCCATAACAGAAAGGATTGAACCCAACACTGGTCCGGCTGAAGGCAGCGGA encodes:
- the LOC120338372 gene encoding glutathione hydrolase 1 proenzyme-like — protein: MNQTGIYHQAAVASGQIECSEVGRDILKAGGNAVDAAIAVILCQGVVEPFYSGIGGGCIMTIYNSSTKSTTSIIAREKAPLGATREMFLGMGDYNRGAKFIAVPGELKGLDYAFKKYGGNLSWRELFQPAIDKARNGFKVSGQMAIMLRDVYDNVIKKDPNSTFRDVYCNEDKTGVKQEGDIVKNPLLADTLEKIQKQGVDVFYNGEIADNIIHEIQCRGGIMTKQDLIDYSVLEKPTITMNLANAGYTMHVPPLPSAGPVLGSILSVMDSFDITPDDYKGNPALQCHRTVEAFRHAYGARYSMGDPDYDQTVLNIQNEIVSGNFSRSVRNKIVDDKTFHDPAYYGAIVLDSGMSSTVHISVIDPNKNGVALTSTIGYIWGCQVMSASTGIVFNNEMTDFSYPNGDMKHDYHLSTSNQIDGGKRPLSCMAPSIFLDSNNDPAFIIGSSGGLRIPAAMATVMLKSLYFGINDLGDAIKDKRFYDSLIPDALHYEPGFNSGIIQNLKKMGHKVEETLKLSRVNAIKVDSSTIYAFSDLRDRGAGSSGW